Proteins found in one Roseovarius pelagicus genomic segment:
- a CDS encoding aldehyde dehydrogenase family protein has product MSVREIYESMDYGPAPESAAEALAWLVDQGDRFGHFINGVFTDAGDGFTSCNPATGEVLATLTQATQADVDAAVAAARKAQPGWARLGGHRRARHLYALARLIQKNARLFAVLETLDNGKPIRESRDIDIPLVHRHFYYHAGMAQLMEAELPDQAALGVCGQIVPWNFPLLMLAWKVAPALAMGNTVVLKPAEYTSLTALLFADICRMAGLPNGVVNIVTGDGAVGEMITAHEGIDKIAFTGSTAVGRRIREVTAGSGKALTLELGGKSAYIVFDDADLDSAVEGLVDAIWFNQGQVCCAGSRLLVQEGIADRFYAKLTVRMDKLRIGNPLDKTIDVGAMVDAEQVARISEMVDRNTVGQRRVADVVLPDGGAFYPPTLITGLAPSDPLMQEEIFGPVLVGTTFRTPAEAIEVANNTRYGLAASVWSENVNLALDIAPKLAAGVVWVNGSNMFDAAAGFGGVRESGFGREGGWEGLRAYTRPIGKAKALEPIEAFGGAGGGVPGIDRTGKLYIGGKQTRPDGGYSRSVYGKSGKLLGQVPVANRKDVRNAVEAARGAAGWARSSGHGRAQILYYMAENLSARAEEFADRINAMTGKRQGKKEVESSISRLFTYAAWADKYDGRVHGVPIRGVAMAMHQPVGIIGALCADDAPLLGLISVIGPAMAMGNRCVVVASAPYPLAALEFVQVLETSDVPAGVVNVLTGSHAELAPHLAAHGEVDSVWSFSSSGVSSEIERASAGNLKRTWVNNAVDRDWMGVEGEGHAFLEAATEVKNIWVPYGE; this is encoded by the coding sequence ATGAGCGTGCGTGAAATCTATGAAAGCATGGACTATGGCCCTGCGCCGGAAAGTGCCGCCGAGGCGCTGGCGTGGCTGGTCGATCAGGGCGACAGGTTCGGACATTTCATAAATGGCGTCTTTACGGATGCGGGCGACGGGTTCACCTCGTGCAATCCGGCCACGGGAGAGGTTCTTGCGACGCTGACCCAAGCCACACAGGCGGATGTGGATGCTGCCGTGGCTGCCGCGCGCAAGGCGCAACCCGGCTGGGCGCGGCTAGGGGGGCATCGACGGGCGCGGCATCTCTATGCCTTGGCGCGGTTGATCCAGAAAAATGCGCGACTGTTTGCCGTGTTAGAGACGCTGGATAATGGCAAGCCCATCCGCGAGAGCCGCGATATTGATATTCCGCTGGTGCATCGGCATTTCTATTATCACGCGGGCATGGCGCAATTGATGGAGGCAGAACTGCCCGATCAGGCGGCGCTGGGTGTTTGCGGGCAAATCGTGCCGTGGAACTTTCCACTGCTGATGTTGGCGTGGAAGGTGGCACCTGCGCTGGCGATGGGCAACACCGTGGTTCTGAAGCCTGCCGAGTATACTTCGCTGACGGCGCTATTGTTCGCGGACATTTGCCGGATGGCGGGATTGCCGAATGGTGTGGTCAACATTGTCACTGGTGATGGGGCCGTGGGTGAAATGATCACCGCACATGAGGGTATCGACAAGATTGCCTTTACCGGATCGACAGCCGTAGGGCGGCGTATCCGGGAGGTGACAGCGGGCAGTGGCAAGGCGCTAACGCTCGAGTTGGGCGGGAAGAGTGCCTATATCGTCTTTGACGACGCGGATCTGGATAGCGCGGTAGAGGGGCTGGTCGATGCGATCTGGTTCAATCAGGGACAGGTCTGTTGCGCCGGATCGCGCCTGTTGGTGCAAGAGGGCATTGCGGACCGGTTCTATGCCAAGTTGACAGTGCGGATGGATAAACTGCGCATAGGCAATCCGCTGGACAAGACAATAGATGTCGGTGCGATGGTGGACGCCGAGCAGGTCGCCCGTATTTCCGAAATGGTAGATCGCAATACTGTAGGACAGCGGCGGGTGGCAGATGTGGTTTTGCCAGACGGTGGAGCGTTTTATCCGCCGACGCTAATCACCGGGTTGGCGCCCTCTGATCCGCTGATGCAGGAAGAGATATTTGGCCCTGTTCTGGTCGGTACGACGTTCCGCACACCTGCTGAGGCGATCGAGGTGGCAAACAACACGCGCTACGGGCTGGCGGCGAGTGTTTGGTCAGAGAATGTGAATTTGGCGTTGGATATTGCGCCCAAGCTGGCGGCAGGTGTGGTTTGGGTGAATGGCTCCAACATGTTCGACGCTGCTGCGGGTTTTGGCGGTGTGCGCGAGAGTGGCTTCGGACGCGAAGGCGGTTGGGAAGGGCTGCGTGCCTATACACGCCCTATTGGCAAGGCAAAGGCGTTGGAACCGATCGAGGCCTTTGGTGGCGCGGGCGGCGGTGTGCCGGGGATAGATCGGACGGGCAAGCTTTATATCGGGGGCAAGCAGACCCGGCCTGATGGCGGGTATTCGCGAAGTGTCTACGGCAAGAGTGGCAAGTTGCTCGGGCAGGTCCCGGTGGCCAACCGCAAGGATGTGCGCAATGCTGTCGAGGCCGCGCGCGGTGCGGCAGGTTGGGCCAGATCAAGCGGGCACGGACGGGCGCAGATCCTGTATTACATGGCCGAGAACTTGTCAGCGCGGGCTGAGGAGTTCGCGGACCGGATCAATGCGATGACCGGTAAGCGACAGGGCAAGAAGGAGGTGGAAAGCAGCATTTCGCGGCTCTTTACCTATGCGGCCTGGGCCGACAAATATGATGGGCGGGTGCATGGCGTGCCGATCCGGGGTGTGGCAATGGCAATGCATCAGCCGGTCGGTATCATTGGCGCGCTCTGTGCGGATGATGCGCCGCTCTTGGGCCTGATCTCGGTTATCGGTCCGGCGATGGCGATGGGCAATCGCTGTGTAGTCGTGGCAAGCGCACCCTACCCGCTGGCGGCGCTGGAGTTCGTGCAGGTGCTGGAGACATCGGATGTCCCTGCTGGGGTGGTCAATGTCCTGACCGGCAGTCACGCAGAGTTGGCACCGCATCTGGCGGCCCATGGAGAGGTCGATTCGGTTTGGAGTTTCTCGTCGAGCGGCGTGTCGAGCGAGATCGAGCGGGCGAGTGCCGGGAACCTGAAACGGACATGGGTGAACAACGCTGTAGACCGCGATTGGATGGGTGTCGAAGGCGAGGGGCACGCGTTTCTGGAGGCGGCGACAGAGGTAAAGAACATCTGGGTACCCTATGGCGAATAG
- a CDS encoding M16 family metallopeptidase: MIRLALAAMLTCLAALPLRAEIEVQELITPGGTDVWLVEEHAIPFVAIEIRFRGGASLDAPGKRGATSLMVALLEEGTGDIDSREFARRSESLAASFSYDTYDDSIAISARILTENRAEAIALLRQSIVQPRFDQPSIDRVRGQVTSIIQSDQKDPRAIAGRTFDALVYGDHPYGSSKNGTIDSVTSLTRDDIIAAHRAAMTRDRLYVSAVGDITAEELSTLVDTLLEGLPDSGAALPGPATANLPGGIQVVEYDTPQSVATFAQPGIDRDHPDFFAAYLLNEILGGGGFESRLMTEVREKRGLTYGVYSYLVDKDGAQVWMGSVASANDRISDAITVIRAEWARLAKDGVTAEELQDAKTFMTGAYPLRFDGNAPIANIAVMMQMEGLPADYIATRNDQVNAVTLEQINRVAREWLKPDQLTFVVVGKPEGLSTTLN; this comes from the coding sequence ATGATCCGCCTTGCCCTTGCTGCGATGCTGACCTGTCTGGCTGCGCTGCCATTGCGCGCGGAAATCGAGGTACAGGAACTGATAACACCCGGCGGCACCGATGTGTGGCTGGTCGAGGAACACGCCATCCCCTTTGTCGCGATCGAGATCCGCTTTCGTGGTGGGGCATCATTGGATGCACCCGGCAAACGTGGCGCCACCAGTCTGATGGTCGCCCTGCTAGAGGAAGGCACCGGCGACATCGACAGCCGGGAATTCGCCCGTCGTTCTGAATCCCTCGCAGCGTCATTCAGCTACGATACCTATGACGACAGCATTGCCATCTCGGCCCGTATCCTGACCGAAAACCGGGCCGAGGCGATTGCATTGCTGCGTCAAAGCATCGTGCAGCCCCGCTTTGACCAGCCGTCCATCGACCGGGTTCGGGGACAGGTCACGTCGATCATCCAATCCGATCAAAAAGACCCACGCGCCATCGCAGGTCGAACCTTTGATGCGCTGGTCTATGGCGATCACCCCTATGGCAGCTCGAAGAACGGCACAATCGACAGCGTTACATCGCTGACCCGCGACGACATTATCGCCGCCCATCGGGCCGCCATGACCCGCGACAGGCTCTATGTCAGCGCAGTGGGTGACATCACAGCAGAGGAGTTGAGCACTCTGGTCGATACGTTGCTGGAGGGCCTGCCAGACAGCGGTGCCGCCCTGCCCGGACCGGCGACGGCCAACCTGCCCGGCGGTATCCAAGTGGTAGAGTATGACACACCGCAATCCGTCGCCACTTTCGCCCAGCCCGGCATTGACCGTGACCATCCTGATTTCTTCGCCGCTTACCTGCTGAACGAAATCCTCGGCGGAGGCGGATTTGAAAGCCGCCTAATGACCGAAGTGCGCGAAAAACGTGGCCTGACCTACGGTGTCTATTCCTATCTGGTGGATAAGGACGGCGCGCAGGTCTGGATGGGCAGTGTCGCCTCGGCCAATGATCGTATCAGCGACGCCATCACAGTGATTCGCGCCGAATGGGCCCGTCTCGCCAAGGATGGTGTCACCGCCGAGGAACTTCAGGATGCCAAAACGTTTATGACCGGCGCCTACCCCCTGCGCTTTGATGGCAATGCCCCCATCGCCAACATCGCCGTGATGATGCAGATGGAGGGCCTGCCGGCGGATTACATTGCCACGCGCAACGATCAGGTGAATGCCGTGACACTGGAGCAGATCAATCGCGTGGCACGCGAATGGCTGAAACCCGATCAGCTCACCTTTGTCGTCGTCGGCAAACCAGAAGGGCTCAGCACCACACTGAACTGA
- a CDS encoding M16 family metallopeptidase, producing MSRLMALLSLVCAPFAAQADDQVTNFTLDNGMDVVVIEDHRAPVVVNMVWYRAGSADEPPGSSGVAHFLEHLLFKGTKTLEPGEFSATVSRNGGNDNAFTSYDFTAYYQRVAADRLELMMRMESDRMVNLQIGPEDIATERDVIIEERNQRIENNASALFREQRNAAQYLNHRYGVPIIGWQHEMRALDLKKAKDFYNLYYSPNNAILVVAGDVYPDDVKALAEKYYGVIPANPDLPERIRPQEPRQMAERRLIFEDPRVAQPYVSRSYLAPERDSGAQDEAAALSLLAEILGGGITSVMTEKLQFDAQIAVQSQAWYDATSLDDTTFDLIVVPVAGVTLAEAEDAMDRVIAEFLETGIDEEQLDRIKMGLRASQIYARDDVNALANRYGSALTQGLTIADVQEWPDILQATTSEQIMAAARNVFQRKNAVTGYLTAPEVTQ from the coding sequence ATGTCACGTCTGATGGCTCTGCTGTCTCTGGTTTGCGCACCGTTCGCGGCACAGGCTGATGATCAGGTTACCAACTTCACCCTCGACAACGGCATGGACGTAGTCGTGATCGAGGATCACCGCGCCCCGGTAGTCGTCAACATGGTATGGTATCGTGCCGGGTCCGCCGACGAGCCACCGGGCAGCTCTGGTGTGGCGCATTTCCTCGAACACCTGCTGTTCAAGGGCACCAAGACACTCGAACCCGGTGAATTCTCAGCAACGGTGTCTCGCAATGGCGGCAATGACAACGCCTTTACCAGCTACGATTTCACCGCTTACTATCAGCGCGTCGCCGCTGACCGGCTGGAGCTGATGATGCGGATGGAAAGCGACCGCATGGTTAATCTGCAAATCGGCCCAGAGGACATCGCAACAGAACGCGACGTGATCATCGAGGAACGCAACCAGCGCATCGAAAACAACGCCAGCGCATTGTTTCGTGAACAGCGCAACGCAGCCCAATACCTGAATCACCGCTACGGCGTGCCAATCATCGGCTGGCAGCACGAAATGCGCGCACTTGACCTCAAGAAAGCCAAGGATTTCTATAACCTCTACTATTCTCCCAATAATGCGATCCTCGTGGTCGCCGGCGATGTATATCCGGACGACGTAAAGGCCTTGGCCGAGAAGTACTACGGCGTGATCCCCGCCAATCCCGATCTGCCCGAACGTATCCGCCCACAGGAGCCACGCCAGATGGCGGAACGCCGTCTGATTTTCGAGGATCCGCGCGTCGCCCAGCCCTATGTCTCGCGCTCCTACCTCGCACCTGAACGCGACAGCGGCGCTCAGGATGAAGCTGCTGCGTTGTCGCTTCTGGCCGAAATCCTCGGGGGTGGCATCACCTCGGTTATGACTGAAAAGCTGCAATTTGACGCACAGATCGCCGTTCAATCCCAAGCGTGGTACGACGCGACATCGCTCGACGATACCACCTTCGATCTGATCGTCGTGCCCGTTGCTGGCGTCACTCTGGCCGAGGCCGAGGACGCAATGGACCGCGTCATTGCCGAGTTTCTGGAAACCGGCATCGACGAGGAACAGCTGGATCGGATTAAGATGGGCCTGCGCGCGTCTCAGATCTATGCGCGCGACGATGTGAACGCATTGGCCAACCGCTATGGCAGCGCCCTGACCCAAGGGCTGACCATAGCAGATGTGCAAGAGTGGCCCGATATTTTACAGGCCACAACGTCCGAGCAAATCATGGCCGCTGCCCGCAATGTTTTTCAACGCAAGAATGCCGTGACCGGCTACCTGACTGCCCCGGAGGTGACCCAATGA